A genomic region of Methanosarcina thermophila TM-1 contains the following coding sequences:
- a CDS encoding NAD(P)/FAD-dependent oxidoreductase, translated as MDNEGKYSGKRERNSDYDVIIVGAGPAGMFAAYELAEFKSLKTLIVDMGRDIDERMCPMKTQTYCMHCTPCDIMCGVGGCGTFSDGTLNLRPDVGGDLAALTGDQTEAWQLVEKVDKVFLKFGAPQEALLTETPEVEELKRRAASVGARFIEIKQRHIGSDNAPTVIARFKQYLVNRGVDFLLETEVKDLLIEDGTCKGVILSDGQEMRASYVLLSPGRRGCNWVSNMIEKHGIEASYGGIDIGVRVEVPAIVMDPVTKINRDPKFHIQSRRYDDFVRTFCTNMRGFVVKEEYEGFIATNGHSLANTQSENTNFAFLVRIELTEPIENTTKYARSIAKLATTIGGGKPVLQRMGDLRRGRRTTKERLARNLVVNTLKDVTPGDISMALPHRIVMDIIEGLETLNEIIPGVTSDSTLLYAPEVKFYAMHLNVNRQMETSVKNLFAAGDGAGLSRDIVNAAATGIIAAEGIIKMVKGGRNKNRDRKINKNYKN; from the coding sequence ATGGATAATGAAGGCAAATATTCAGGGAAAAGGGAGAGAAATTCGGACTATGATGTGATAATTGTAGGGGCAGGACCTGCCGGAATGTTTGCAGCTTATGAGCTTGCAGAGTTCAAGTCTTTAAAAACTCTTATCGTGGATATGGGCAGGGATATAGATGAACGCATGTGCCCAATGAAAACTCAGACATACTGCATGCATTGCACACCCTGCGATATCATGTGCGGAGTAGGGGGCTGCGGGACTTTTTCGGATGGGACCTTAAACCTGCGGCCTGATGTCGGTGGGGATCTGGCAGCCCTGACAGGAGATCAGACTGAAGCCTGGCAGCTTGTGGAAAAGGTGGATAAGGTTTTTTTGAAGTTTGGGGCGCCACAGGAAGCTCTGTTGACCGAAACCCCGGAAGTAGAGGAGCTTAAACGCAGGGCTGCCTCGGTAGGAGCACGTTTTATAGAAATAAAACAGCGGCATATAGGTTCGGATAATGCCCCTACAGTGATAGCACGCTTTAAACAGTACCTTGTTAATAGAGGAGTGGACTTCCTGCTTGAGACCGAGGTAAAGGATCTGCTTATCGAGGACGGAACCTGCAAAGGAGTTATACTGTCTGATGGACAGGAGATGCGAGCCAGCTACGTGCTCCTGTCACCTGGAAGACGGGGCTGCAACTGGGTCTCGAACATGATTGAGAAACATGGGATCGAAGCCAGTTATGGCGGAATTGACATAGGGGTAAGGGTAGAAGTCCCTGCAATTGTAATGGACCCTGTAACGAAAATTAATCGCGACCCCAAATTCCATATCCAGAGCCGCCGTTATGATGATTTTGTCCGGACTTTCTGCACAAACATGCGAGGATTTGTTGTAAAGGAGGAGTATGAAGGCTTTATCGCAACTAACGGTCATTCCTTGGCAAATACCCAATCCGAAAATACCAATTTCGCTTTCCTTGTCCGAATTGAGCTCACCGAACCCATTGAGAATACAACAAAGTACGCCCGTTCAATCGCAAAACTCGCAACCACGATAGGGGGAGGAAAACCAGTCCTGCAACGCATGGGAGACCTTAGAAGAGGCCGACGAACAACAAAAGAACGCCTTGCAAGAAACCTTGTTGTAAATACGCTCAAAGACGTAACCCCTGGAGATATCTCAATGGCTCTTCCTCACAGGATAGTTATGGACATAATCGAAGGGCTTGAAACCTTAAACGAGATAATTCCCGGCGTCACCTCGGACTCGACTCTGCTCTACGCCCCTGAGGTCAAATTTTACGCAATGCACCTGAATGTCAACAGGCAGATGGAAACCAGCGTCAAGAATCTCTTTGCAGCCGGAGACGGAGCTGGGCTCTCAAGGGACATTGTCAATGCAGCTGCTACAGGCATTATAGCAGCCGAAGGCATTATAAAAATGGTCAAAGGGGGGAGGAACAAAAACAGAGACAGGAAAATAAATAAAAATTATAAAAATTAG
- a CDS encoding response regulator, which translates to MARVMIVDDAEFMRMAIRNTLFKHGHEVVAEVADGDEAIQKYLELKPDLVLMDIMVPDNMPDSMNWKKLLDMILAIDQDAKMAMFSSLGQQVLITESMKIGAMGFVVKPFDSDGMMDILRKIAEPN; encoded by the coding sequence ATGGCAAGGGTTATGATTGTAGACGACGCCGAATTTATGCGAATGGCAATCCGGAATACTCTTTTTAAGCACGGGCACGAGGTTGTTGCTGAGGTGGCTGATGGGGATGAAGCCATTCAAAAGTATCTGGAGTTAAAGCCTGATCTCGTACTGATGGATATAATGGTGCCGGATAATATGCCAGACAGTATGAACTGGAAAAAGCTGCTGGACATGATCCTTGCTATAGACCAGGACGCAAAAATGGCAATGTTTTCCTCTCTTGGTCAGCAGGTCTTGATAACGGAGTCCATGAAGATAGGCGCTATGGGGTTTGTAGTAAAACCTTTTGACTCGGATGGGATGATGGATATACTTAGAAAAATTGCCGAGCCAAACTAG
- a CDS encoding aminotransferase class V-fold PLP-dependent enzyme has product MGIEDCLGDFQIPEYLHYMDSAATSLIPEPVIAAMNEYDRQYRASVGRGMHRLARVATQRYQDAHDKVGSFIGGKGGTTVFTRNATEAINMVAAGFDWKPGDRIVTTVVEHHSNLLPWLRLRQKGVEVVVIQPGEVGVFDLETFKEAITAGTKLVAVSHASNVLGTVQPVREIADICKAQGAYFLVDGAQSVPHFPVDVRHIGCDFLCFSGHKMLGPTGTGILWMRDEIISPLILGGGTVEDVTTEGCTLTSGYRRFEGGTPNISGAIGLAQAVKYLESLGMGSVLRHEQRLTDRLLSGLAEIENVTVYGPEDVKNRIGVVSFTIDKIHPHEIAYLLDERTAILVRSGDHCCIPLMKHLGLENGTVRASLYLYNTLEEIDLLIETVEEIASTV; this is encoded by the coding sequence ATGGGAATTGAAGATTGTCTGGGTGATTTCCAGATTCCGGAATACCTCCATTATATGGATAGTGCGGCAACCAGCCTTATTCCTGAGCCTGTAATAGCTGCAATGAACGAATATGACCGGCAATACCGAGCTAGCGTTGGCAGGGGAATGCACAGACTTGCAAGGGTTGCAACCCAGAGGTATCAGGACGCACACGATAAGGTCGGCAGTTTCATTGGCGGGAAAGGAGGCACGACTGTCTTTACCAGGAACGCCACCGAAGCTATCAATATGGTTGCTGCCGGCTTTGATTGGAAGCCCGGAGACCGTATAGTTACAACTGTTGTAGAGCACCACTCCAATTTGCTTCCCTGGCTTCGGTTACGCCAGAAAGGCGTTGAGGTAGTTGTTATCCAGCCTGGTGAAGTCGGGGTTTTTGATCTCGAAACATTTAAGGAGGCAATTACTGCTGGAACAAAACTGGTTGCTGTCAGCCATGCCTCAAACGTACTCGGTACAGTGCAGCCTGTGAGGGAAATTGCTGACATCTGCAAAGCTCAGGGAGCCTACTTTCTTGTTGACGGGGCACAATCCGTTCCCCATTTTCCTGTAGATGTCCGGCACATTGGATGTGATTTTCTCTGCTTTTCCGGGCATAAGATGCTGGGACCTACAGGCACTGGCATTCTGTGGATGCGGGATGAGATTATTTCTCCTCTCATACTGGGCGGAGGCACAGTCGAGGACGTCACAACCGAAGGGTGCACCTTAACAAGCGGTTACCGGCGGTTTGAAGGAGGCACTCCAAATATTTCAGGCGCAATAGGGCTTGCACAGGCTGTAAAATATCTCGAAAGCCTTGGAATGGGTTCGGTGTTAAGACACGAGCAGAGACTTACTGACCGCCTGCTTTCAGGGCTTGCCGAGATCGAAAATGTCACTGTCTATGGACCAGAGGATGTGAAAAACAGGATAGGGGTTGTTTCCTTTACCATAGATAAAATCCATCCGCATGAAATCGCTTATCTGCTTGATGAAAGAACCGCAATTCTCGTCCGTTCAGGAGATCACTGCTGTATTCCGCTAATGAAGCATCTTGGGCTTGAAAACGGCACAGTCAGGGCAAGCCTTTACCTGTATAATACCCTGGAAGAAATAGACCTGCTTATTGAGACCGTGGAAGAGATTGCAAGCACCGTGTAA
- a CDS encoding formate dehydrogenase accessory sulfurtransferase FdhD yields the protein MRNRDIGRHNALDKETGYGLKHNVDFFQDNCSLSGRLSSEMIRKCLIANIPIIASRGVINPLAVRLGEQSGLTILGFVRSQKMNIYTGIERTRIKDSA from the coding sequence TTGCGTAATAGAGATATAGGCAGGCATAATGCTCTTGATAAGGAAACAGGTTACGGGTTGAAGCACAATGTGGATTTTTTCCAGGACAATTGTAGCCTCTCTGGAAGGCTCTCTTCGGAAATGATAAGAAAATGTCTTATAGCCAATATTCCTATTATTGCCTCAAGAGGTGTAATCAACCCGCTTGCCGTCAGGCTTGGGGAACAATCAGGTCTTACTATTCTCGGTTTTGTTCGGAGCCAGAAGATGAATATCTATACAGGCATAGAAAGAACCAGGATTAAAGATTCTGCCTGA
- the thiM gene encoding hydroxyethylthiazole kinase, with the protein MNNPLKTIRERKPLIHHITNWVTIYDSANMTRAFGALPVMAHAPEECAEMTGISSALVLNIGTLTSEIIDSMLLSAATANEKKIPVVLDAVGVGATKFRDEMAAKILNSVHVDIIKGNYSEIAKLAGENAETKGVEATTISADPEKIAKEFAKSSSAVVVMTGKEDIISDGERVFVVRNGHELMGSIVGTGCMVASVIGAFAAINPDYCEASRDALCYFGIAGELAAVKSSGPGSFKVNLYDEVFNLSDEKARNMMNFEEKQAQK; encoded by the coding sequence ATGAATAACCCGTTAAAAACGATAAGAGAAAGAAAACCCCTTATACATCATATAACGAACTGGGTAACGATTTACGACAGCGCAAACATGACAAGGGCTTTTGGCGCGCTGCCTGTAATGGCGCATGCTCCTGAAGAATGTGCTGAGATGACAGGAATTTCCTCGGCTCTTGTGCTAAACATTGGAACCCTCACCTCCGAAATCATCGACTCCATGTTACTTTCGGCTGCTACTGCAAACGAAAAGAAAATTCCTGTTGTGCTTGATGCCGTAGGGGTTGGGGCTACGAAATTCAGGGACGAGATGGCTGCAAAAATTCTTAACTCGGTCCATGTAGATATTATCAAAGGCAATTACTCAGAAATTGCAAAACTGGCAGGCGAAAATGCTGAAACAAAAGGAGTTGAAGCAACTACAATCAGTGCAGATCCCGAAAAAATTGCAAAAGAGTTTGCAAAATCAAGCTCCGCAGTTGTCGTGATGACAGGAAAAGAAGATATTATTAGTGATGGAGAGAGGGTATTTGTTGTAAGGAACGGGCACGAACTGATGGGTTCTATAGTAGGAACCGGGTGTATGGTTGCATCGGTGATAGGCGCTTTTGCTGCCATTAATCCGGATTACTGTGAAGCCTCAAGAGACGCTCTGTGTTATTTTGGAATTGCAGGAGAACTTGCAGCCGTGAAATCAAGTGGGCCTGGAAGCTTCAAGGTTAACCTGTATGACGAGGTGTTCAACCTCTCGGATGAAAAAGCGAGAAATATGATGAATTTTGAAGAAAAGCAAGCTCAAAAATAA
- the thiE gene encoding thiamine phosphate synthase, translating to MSQKNFSRKNSLLKEIDFYLVTDSRLSKKGTLSDVKEAVESGCKIVQYREKDKSTKVMIEEASEIKKICSGKAIFLVNDRIDIALAVDADGVHIGQDDMPLETARRLLGEDKIIGLSVHDREEAILAEKAGADYVGLGPIFDTATKKDAGEGIGLLKLREVKAAIRIPVVAIGGINRGNCESVVQNGADSLVAISAVVCSDDVKKETEYFIDTIRRIKRQISDNL from the coding sequence ATGAGCCAGAAAAATTTCAGCCGAAAAAATTCCCTTTTAAAAGAAATTGATTTCTACCTTGTAACGGATTCCAGGCTCTCGAAGAAAGGGACTTTATCTGATGTCAAAGAAGCCGTGGAGTCAGGATGCAAGATTGTTCAGTACAGGGAAAAGGATAAAAGTACTAAAGTGATGATCGAAGAAGCCTCCGAAATCAAGAAGATATGCAGCGGTAAGGCTATATTTCTGGTAAATGACAGGATAGATATTGCTTTAGCGGTTGATGCGGATGGTGTACATATCGGTCAGGACGACATGCCTCTTGAGACGGCAAGGAGACTTCTTGGAGAGGATAAAATCATCGGGCTCAGTGTGCATGACAGGGAAGAAGCAATCCTGGCGGAAAAAGCCGGAGCTGACTACGTGGGTCTTGGTCCTATCTTTGATACAGCCACAAAAAAAGATGCTGGAGAGGGGATCGGTCTGCTTAAATTAAGGGAAGTTAAAGCTGCAATAAGAATTCCTGTAGTCGCTATTGGCGGAATAAATAGAGGAAATTGCGAGAGCGTCGTTCAAAACGGAGCTGACAGCCTGGTAGCGATTTCTGCAGTCGTGTGCAGTGACGATGTAAAAAAGGAAACTGAATATTTCATTGATACAATCCGGAGAATAAAAAGGCAAATATCGGATAATCTATAA
- a CDS encoding cation diffusion facilitator family transporter, with translation MGDREKNVGFAAALNILFTVIEFIGGVLTNSLALMADALHDFADSFALIIAWLAEKKAKKPATGKMTFGYRRLSLLSAVFTTIVLIAGSLLILSRAIPRLINPEPVNAEGMLLIAIIGVMINGLGFVRLKKGMSQSEKILSWHLLEDILGWVALLIGAIIINFWNEPVIDPIMTIGFTIFVLWGVLRNAKETFNLLLEGVPAYIDIDEVKNSIVSIEGVKRVHDVHIWSLEGETDFLTAHIVVENKYLQEPDTIKQSIKSKLKEFHIVHSTLELEGEGVCSETVCFLSR, from the coding sequence ATGGGAGATAGGGAAAAAAACGTGGGGTTTGCTGCAGCTTTGAACATACTCTTCACAGTTATAGAATTTATTGGAGGAGTCTTAACAAACAGCCTGGCATTGATGGCTGACGCGTTGCACGATTTTGCTGACAGTTTTGCATTGATAATAGCCTGGTTAGCAGAGAAGAAAGCAAAAAAGCCCGCAACAGGTAAAATGACATTTGGATATCGAAGGTTATCCCTTTTATCTGCGGTATTTACTACTATTGTGCTTATAGCCGGGTCATTATTAATACTGTCCCGGGCTATACCGCGTCTGATCAATCCTGAACCCGTAAATGCCGAAGGAATGCTTTTAATTGCAATCATTGGGGTCATGATAAATGGGCTGGGATTTGTTCGCTTGAAGAAAGGGATGAGCCAGAGTGAGAAAATTCTGTCATGGCATCTTCTAGAAGACATTCTGGGATGGGTAGCCCTGCTCATTGGAGCAATAATTATAAATTTCTGGAATGAGCCTGTTATTGATCCCATAATGACAATAGGATTCACGATTTTTGTATTATGGGGAGTTCTCAGAAATGCAAAGGAAACATTTAACCTTCTTCTAGAGGGTGTTCCGGCATATATTGACATTGATGAGGTCAAAAATTCCATCGTATCGATAGAAGGAGTGAAAAGGGTTCATGATGTCCATATATGGTCTCTGGAAGGAGAGACGGATTTTCTAACAGCGCATATAGTTGTTGAGAACAAATACCTGCAAGAACCAGATACTATAAAGCAGTCTATTAAAAGCAAATTAAAGGAGTTTCATATCGTACACTCAACACTTGAACTGGAAGGCGAAGGAGTTTGTTCTGAAACAGTATGTTTTTTAAGCAGATAA
- a CDS encoding right-handed parallel beta-helix repeat-containing protein produces MNEKHLRYIQQNRKKIGISVVILFFSIALGILIFHTIEPSFFPKPGNKIVYVAADESGNFTCDGSDDQVEINRALAYVAENPEYSTVHLKGNTTYVISDSILIGSNTVLQGDRTAVIKLEDNADWTVGKPMITQMDRSGVNRVTIKGFEIDGNHDNNLDKKRGQGYYNMIHFYDSKNIDVHGMYMHDGHGDGLKVERSSNIIFYNNKVYKLGHDGLFAIDSENIKAWNNRITCRTNGGLRAMNSNHVKFYDNVIDSFFHWSAGGAGILIEKTTGIVNDVEIYNNTIHDTYGPGLWLIGYGNSYPREEAQNVHIHHNTFYNTGTNPNINWVGGIVTSGFYDTLIENNVFDGVYHGAIINMYPTTADVDHSVDLSPKGTGYKTIVRNNIILATQKRTKDPDGTGYAIINYLPETHTIVLENNCLYNNLGGNYKNASSTTDIYEAPLFVNRNKHDYRLRPESPCIGAGYSPAGSSENGTNIGRY; encoded by the coding sequence ATGAATGAAAAACATCTGAGATACATACAGCAAAACAGGAAAAAAATAGGAATTTCCGTTGTAATCCTCTTTTTCTCGATTGCATTGGGAATACTTATTTTTCATACTATAGAACCCAGCTTTTTTCCAAAACCGGGAAATAAAATTGTGTATGTAGCTGCTGATGAAAGTGGAAACTTCACATGTGATGGGAGTGATGATCAGGTAGAGATAAATAGAGCTCTTGCATATGTTGCAGAAAATCCCGAGTATTCAACTGTTCATTTGAAAGGTAATACTACTTACGTTATCTCTGACAGTATTTTAATTGGGAGCAATACAGTCCTTCAGGGAGACCGTACAGCTGTAATTAAACTCGAGGACAATGCAGACTGGACAGTGGGCAAGCCCATGATAACACAGATGGACCGCTCCGGAGTCAATAGAGTCACTATAAAAGGATTCGAGATTGACGGAAACCATGACAATAATCTAGACAAAAAGAGAGGGCAAGGATATTACAATATGATCCATTTCTATGATTCTAAGAATATAGATGTGCACGGCATGTATATGCATGATGGGCATGGAGATGGGTTAAAAGTGGAGAGAAGTTCCAATATTATATTTTACAATAACAAGGTGTATAAATTAGGACATGACGGGCTTTTTGCCATCGATAGTGAGAATATAAAAGCGTGGAATAACAGAATAACCTGCAGGACGAATGGCGGGCTTAGAGCAATGAACTCTAACCATGTAAAATTCTATGACAATGTGATTGATTCTTTCTTCCACTGGAGTGCAGGTGGAGCTGGAATTCTGATTGAAAAAACGACAGGTATCGTTAATGATGTAGAGATTTATAATAATACTATCCATGATACGTACGGTCCCGGGTTATGGCTGATAGGCTATGGGAACTCTTATCCTAGGGAAGAGGCACAGAATGTCCACATACACCACAATACCTTCTACAATACCGGTACGAATCCCAACATTAATTGGGTAGGAGGGATAGTGACAAGCGGGTTTTATGATACGCTTATTGAAAATAACGTATTTGACGGGGTATATCATGGAGCTATTATTAACATGTATCCTACCACCGCAGATGTAGACCATTCAGTTGATCTTTCACCTAAGGGAACAGGATATAAAACCATTGTCCGCAATAACATAATCCTTGCCACCCAGAAGCGCACGAAGGATCCTGATGGAACAGGATATGCAATAATTAATTATCTCCCTGAGACGCATACAATTGTGCTGGAGAATAACTGTTTATACAACAATTTGGGAGGAAATTATAAAAACGCAAGTTCAACTACAGACATCTATGAAGCCCCCCTCTTTGTAAACCGGAATAAACATGATTATCGTCTGAGACCAGAGTCTCCCTGCATTGGTGCAGGATATTCCCCAGCAGGTTCTTCTGAAAATGGTACTAATATAGGAAGATACTAA
- a CDS encoding heavy-metal-associated domain-containing protein: METLKVLGVDCSNCAANVRKALEGVNGIEKLDIRLSEKAAVITFDPDKVSKQEITEKVEDFGYDIEDK, translated from the coding sequence ATGGAAACCTTAAAGGTTCTAGGTGTGGATTGCAGCAACTGTGCAGCGAATGTGCGTAAAGCCCTGGAGGGTGTTAATGGTATAGAAAAACTTGACATAAGGCTTTCAGAAAAAGCCGCTGTGATAACCTTTGATCCAGACAAGGTCAGTAAACAGGAAATTACTGAGAAAGTAGAAGATTTCGGCTATGACATAGAGGATAAATAA
- a CDS encoding heavy metal translocating P-type ATPase — MIQEAQITESIISSRFLVTGLDCADCAARVEKAVKRIPGVTNATITFPAGRLNVDYDPQQTGITQVIDKIKKLGYEAREEEKKLENTSEVFQTTDFCITGMDCADCAAKLEKRISKIPGVKKTQVNFGSSKMTVTHSGSVTEILSTIEKLGYSGKVDTGLKTKKAPVSFWKTNQYAKPTIISFIMFILGFTAGKLGAPELAVNGLFLTGILLGGFLPAKNGISVLINAWEFDMNLLMTIAVIGASFIGSFEEAAAVIFLFSFGNALQSYTLDKTRNSIQALMEITPDEALVRRGQTEIRLPVEEIKTGDHIIVRPGERIAMDGKVSAGYSTVNESSITGESIPVEKQPGDEVYAGTINGRGSLEVEVTKLARDNTISRIINMVEEAQGQRAPSQQFIDRFAKYYTPAVIILAALVATVPPLTFEQPFEKWFYEAMALLLVACPCALVISTPVSIVSAIGNAAKNGVLIKGGMYLEEAGNLSVIAFDKTGTLTEGKPQVTDIIPINGLSDKEFLAIASAIESRSEHPLAEAIVKYSKEQGAEISSVLASISTFEAIPGKGAKATVNGKTYQIGNSRLFTEQAIDIEAVENEVSRLQNEGKTVMMLGDDKRILGLIAVADTLRENSGQAVSKLKKAGIKKVIMLTGDNESTARAIATKSGVDDFRADLLPEDKVDAIKDLLAEHGKVAMVGDGVNDAPAMAISTVGIAMGAAGTDTALETADIALMADDLTKLTDTVRLSRKTLGIIKQNIIFALVIKGLILLLVIPGWLTMWLAVIGDMGSSLLVTLNAMRLLRVKHED; from the coding sequence GTGATCCAGGAGGCACAAATAACGGAATCGATTATATCGTCCAGATTTCTTGTTACAGGCTTGGATTGTGCGGATTGTGCAGCCAGAGTAGAAAAAGCCGTTAAACGTATACCAGGTGTTACTAACGCTACAATCACTTTCCCTGCTGGTAGACTTAACGTAGACTATGACCCTCAACAAACCGGCATTACTCAGGTAATAGATAAAATTAAGAAATTAGGTTATGAAGCACGAGAAGAGGAGAAAAAATTAGAAAATACTTCAGAAGTTTTTCAAACCACTGACTTTTGCATCACAGGAATGGATTGTGCCGATTGTGCAGCTAAGTTAGAAAAACGCATATCGAAGATTCCTGGAGTCAAAAAGACGCAGGTAAATTTCGGCTCCTCCAAAATGACGGTAACTCATAGCGGATCAGTGACAGAAATTCTGTCAACAATTGAAAAATTGGGTTATTCGGGAAAAGTAGATACTGGATTGAAGACAAAAAAAGCGCCAGTCAGTTTTTGGAAAACGAACCAGTACGCTAAGCCCACAATCATTTCCTTCATCATGTTCATTTTGGGATTTACTGCTGGAAAGCTTGGAGCACCTGAACTAGCAGTTAATGGGCTATTTCTGACCGGAATTCTTCTTGGGGGTTTTCTACCAGCCAAGAATGGCATTTCTGTCCTTATTAACGCATGGGAATTTGACATGAATCTCCTCATGACCATAGCAGTCATCGGTGCATCCTTTATCGGCTCGTTTGAAGAGGCTGCAGCTGTTATATTTTTATTCTCTTTTGGAAATGCTTTGCAGAGCTATACTCTCGATAAAACAAGGAATTCTATTCAGGCTTTAATGGAAATTACCCCAGATGAAGCATTAGTCAGGCGAGGGCAGACCGAAATAAGGTTACCAGTAGAGGAAATTAAAACAGGCGACCATATAATTGTCCGCCCCGGAGAAAGAATTGCCATGGATGGCAAAGTATCTGCTGGTTACTCTACTGTAAATGAATCTTCGATCACAGGAGAATCTATTCCTGTAGAGAAGCAGCCTGGGGACGAGGTATATGCTGGAACCATAAATGGGCGCGGTTCGCTTGAAGTTGAGGTCACCAAGCTTGCCAGGGATAATACAATATCCAGAATTATTAACATGGTAGAGGAAGCTCAGGGACAGCGTGCACCATCTCAGCAATTTATCGATAGGTTTGCGAAATATTATACTCCTGCTGTTATAATCCTGGCTGCTCTAGTTGCTACAGTACCTCCACTGACTTTTGAACAGCCATTTGAAAAATGGTTTTACGAAGCCATGGCTTTACTACTGGTAGCGTGTCCCTGTGCTCTGGTGATATCTACACCTGTATCCATTGTATCCGCAATCGGTAATGCGGCGAAGAATGGCGTACTTATTAAAGGTGGCATGTATCTGGAAGAAGCCGGGAATTTATCAGTAATTGCCTTTGATAAAACAGGCACTCTTACTGAAGGAAAGCCTCAGGTGACGGATATTATCCCAATAAATGGGCTGTCCGATAAAGAATTTCTGGCAATAGCATCCGCGATTGAAAGTAGATCAGAACATCCTCTTGCCGAGGCAATTGTAAAATATTCAAAAGAACAGGGGGCTGAGATATCCAGCGTATTAGCCAGTATATCAACATTTGAGGCAATTCCCGGAAAAGGGGCTAAAGCAACAGTTAATGGTAAGACGTATCAAATCGGGAATTCCAGATTATTTACTGAACAAGCAATCGATATAGAAGCTGTAGAAAATGAGGTTTCTCGTCTCCAGAATGAAGGAAAAACTGTAATGATGCTGGGAGACGATAAACGCATTTTGGGGCTCATAGCTGTTGCAGATACCCTGCGAGAAAATTCAGGGCAGGCTGTCAGTAAGCTGAAAAAAGCCGGTATTAAAAAGGTCATTATGCTTACAGGAGACAATGAAAGCACTGCTCGTGCTATCGCTACAAAATCAGGAGTCGACGATTTCCGGGCAGACCTGTTGCCTGAAGACAAGGTAGATGCGATTAAGGATCTACTTGCCGAACATGGAAAGGTGGCTATGGTGGGAGATGGTGTCAATGATGCCCCTGCTATGGCAATATCTACAGTCGGTATTGCAATGGGAGCTGCAGGAACGGATACTGCACTGGAAACTGCAGATATCGCCTTGATGGCAGATGACCTTACAAAACTAACCGATACAGTTAGATTGAGCAGGAAAACCCTGGGCATCATCAAACAAAATATCATTTTTGCCCTGGTAATAAAAGGATTAATTCTTCTGCTTGTCATTCCAGGATGGCTAACTATGTGGCTGGCTGTAATAGGGGATATGGGCAGCTCACTTTTGGTTACCCTGAATGCAATGAGATTATTGAGGGTGAAACACGAAGATTAG
- a CDS encoding ArsR/SmtB family transcription factor: protein MVELEDRCEINCIHDEAVKAVREALFSEDIAVSLAELFKALGDPTRVKILFSLMTRELCVCDLAAVIGISESAVSHQLKTLRTLRLVKFRREGKIMFYSLADDHIEKLFAQGLEHVTE, encoded by the coding sequence GTGGTCGAATTAGAAGACAGGTGTGAAATCAATTGTATACACGATGAAGCAGTAAAAGCAGTAAGAGAGGCTCTATTTAGCGAAGATATAGCTGTTTCGCTGGCAGAACTGTTCAAGGCTCTGGGAGATCCTACAAGAGTGAAAATATTGTTTTCCTTAATGACCAGAGAACTTTGTGTTTGCGACCTTGCAGCTGTTATTGGTATTTCTGAATCAGCAGTATCTCATCAGCTTAAAACCCTCAGGACTCTACGCCTTGTTAAGTTTCGGCGAGAAGGTAAAATCATGTTTTATTCCCTGGCTGATGATCATATTGAGAAATTATTCGCTCAAGGGCTGGAGCATGTTACTGAATAA